In a genomic window of Bacteroidales bacterium:
- the kdsA gene encoding 3-deoxy-8-phosphooctulonate synthase yields the protein MSIYRDLSTNRSFFLIAGPCVVENEEVTFQVAESLKKISHELEIPFVFKASYRKANRSGINSFAGIGDHEALRILQKVKQQLQLPVITDIHLPEEAALAAQYVDILQIPAFLCRQTDLLLAAAKTMLPVNIKKGQFLAPEAMKFAAEKVKSVGNNNIFLTERGTTFGYGDLVVDYRSIPTMQKLGYPVILDCTHSLQQPNQNSGVTGGVPQFIPTIAKAGIAAGVNGIFIETHPDPSKALSDGANMLPLKDVYQLLYTLKKIHRSINE from the coding sequence ATGTCAATTTATCGTGATTTATCAACCAATCGTTCCTTTTTTTTGATAGCAGGACCTTGTGTTGTTGAAAATGAAGAAGTTACTTTTCAAGTAGCCGAATCGCTTAAGAAAATCTCTCACGAACTCGAAATTCCTTTTGTCTTCAAAGCCTCGTACCGCAAAGCCAATCGCAGCGGCATCAACTCTTTTGCAGGTATTGGCGACCATGAAGCATTGCGTATTCTACAAAAAGTGAAACAACAATTGCAATTGCCTGTAATCACCGATATCCACTTACCCGAAGAAGCAGCACTGGCAGCTCAATATGTAGATATACTCCAGATTCCTGCATTTCTTTGCCGTCAGACCGATTTGTTGCTGGCCGCCGCTAAAACCATGTTGCCCGTTAACATAAAAAAAGGGCAATTTCTTGCACCCGAAGCTATGAAGTTCGCTGCTGAGAAAGTAAAATCAGTCGGAAACAACAATATTTTCCTTACAGAACGTGGTACTACTTTTGGTTACGGCGACCTAGTTGTTGATTATCGCTCTATACCTACCATGCAAAAGCTTGGATATCCGGTAATACTCGATTGCACACACTCGCTCCAGCAACCCAACCAAAATTCTGGCGTAACGGGAGGCGTTCCACAATTCATCCCCACCATTGCCAAAGCAGGAATTGCAGCAGGCGTGAACGGTATTTTTATAGAGACACATCCCGACCCTTCCAAAGCATTGTCTGACGGTGCCAATATGCTACCTCTTAAAGATGTTTATCAACTATTATACACGTTAAAGAAAATACATCGTTCCATTAATGAGTAG